A genomic stretch from Spiroplasma endosymbiont of Clivina fossor includes:
- the rplT gene encoding 50S ribosomal protein L20, protein MARVKGGVTTRKRRKKVLKQAKGYFGSKHILFRTAKEQVMKSLAYAYRDRKKRKGEFRSLWITRINSAAREYDISYSQFINGLHKANVDINRKMLSEMAIHQPVEFKKLVDLSKSALEKKD, encoded by the coding sequence ATGGCAAGAGTTAAAGGAGGCGTTACTACTAGGAAACGCCGTAAAAAGGTTTTAAAACAAGCTAAAGGTTATTTTGGTTCAAAACATATATTATTTAGAACTGCTAAAGAACAAGTAATGAAGTCTTTAGCATATGCTTATCGTGATCGTAAAAAGCGTAAAGGTGAGTTTCGAAGCTTATGAATTACACGAATTAATAGTGCCGCTAGAGAATATGATATCTCTTATTCACAATTTATCAATGGTTTACATAAAGCAAATGTTGATATTAATCGAAAAATGTTATCAGAAATGGCGATTCATCAACCAGTTGAATTTAAAAAATTAGTTGATTTATCTAAATCAGCATTAGAGAAAAAAGATTAA
- a CDS encoding transposase family protein has protein sequence MFSGKKRQHSLKSQIIIDLFNNKIISVDFCYGSTHDYKLFLKSNTLINPKLELIADSGYQGLQNVHKNTLLPIKKSKNNPLNPDKKEYNSFLSKVRIVIEHVFARLKRFKILVYRYRNKIRRFGLRFNLISGIYNFELS, from the coding sequence TTATTTTCTGGTAAGAAAAGGCAACATTCATTAAAATCGCAAATAATTATTGATTTATTTAACAATAAAATTATTTCAGTAGATTTTTGTTATGGCAGTACTCATGATTATAAGTTATTTTTAAAATCAAATACACTTATAAATCCAAAATTAGAATTAATTGCCGATTCAGGATATCAAGGTTTGCAAAATGTTCATAAAAATACATTATTGCCAATTAAAAAGAGTAAAAATAATCCTTTAAATCCAGATAAAAAGGAATATAATAGCTTTTTAAGTAAAGTTAGAATTGTCATTGAACATGTTTTTGCTAGATTAAAAAGATTTAAAATACTAGTTTATCGTTATCGCAATAAGATTAGAAGATTTGGATTACGATTTAACTTAATTTCAGGAATATATAATTTTGAATTAAGCTAG
- a CDS encoding transposase family protein: MKFKKNNQISDKNFLRLTGIKHTTFNKMLEILKIEELKKRFRRGRTNKLSLENRILMTLEYWREYRTYFHIAKSYDISESSCYRNIKWIEDTLIKHPNFQQLTGQKSLLKDYFKDKTVIIDVTESQIQRPKKDKNSTTQEKRKNTQ; encoded by the coding sequence ATGAAATTTAAAAAAAATAATCAAATAAGTGATAAAAATTTTTTAAGATTAACTGGTATTAAACATACTACTTTTAATAAAATGCTAGAAATTTTAAAAATAGAAGAATTAAAAAAGAGATTTCGTCGCGGAAGAACCAATAAATTATCATTAGAAAATCGTATTTTAATGACTTTAGAATATTGAAGAGAATATAGAACTTATTTTCATATTGCAAAAAGTTATGATATTAGTGAAAGTAGTTGTTATAGAAATATCAAATGAATTGAAGACACTTTAATAAAACACCCTAATTTTCAACAACTTACTGGTCAAAAATCACTATTAAAAGATTATTTCAAAGATAAGACTGTTATAATTGATGTAACTGAAAGCCAAATCCAACGCCCAAAAAAAGACAAAAACAGCACTACTCAGGAAAAAAGAAAAAACACACAATAA
- the infC gene encoding translation initiation factor IF-3 — protein sequence MKHKPNTDFINQNIPFREVLVIDQDGNQLGVMSRNDALRTAKEQGLDLFVVAPNATPPVSKILDYGRYKYEEQKKDKDNKKKQRIIQNKEMRLTPNIGEHDLQFKAKKVIEFLKDGDRVKISLKFRGRESHHKEFGYETLMRFYDLVKEYCEIKKTPKLTGQFYDMYLIARKDKDLNKEKEQENAKNENKKSITETN from the coding sequence ATGAAACATAAGCCAAATACTGATTTTATTAACCAAAATATTCCTTTTCGTGAAGTTTTAGTTATTGATCAAGATGGCAATCAATTAGGTGTGATGTCACGAAATGATGCTTTAAGAACTGCTAAAGAGCAAGGACTAGATTTGTTTGTTGTTGCACCTAATGCTACTCCGCCAGTGTCGAAAATTTTAGATTATGGCAGATATAAGTATGAAGAGCAAAAAAAAGATAAAGATAATAAAAAAAAGCAACGAATTATTCAAAACAAAGAAATGCGTTTAACACCTAATATTGGTGAGCATGATTTGCAATTTAAAGCTAAGAAGGTAATAGAATTTTTAAAAGATGGTGATCGGGTTAAAATATCTTTAAAGTTTCGAGGTAGAGAATCACATCATAAAGAGTTTGGTTATGAAACATTAATGCGGTTTTATGATTTAGTAAAAGAGTATTGTGAAATTAAAAAAACACCAAAGTTAACTGGTCAGTTTTATGATATGTATTTAATTGCTAGAAAAGATAAAGATTTAAATAAAGAAAAGGAGCAAGAAAATGCCAAAAATGAAAACAAAAAAAGCATTACAGAAACGAATTAA
- a CDS encoding IS1/IS1595 family N-terminal zinc-binding domain-containing protein, translated as MEKIIQELVNTLTDDQFLEFYEKVKQQAELIKKQKRLNEIDQKFRAQGIKCPKCESYHCVKNGHNSEGKQKYLCKNCRASFDAFRNHFIYWSHLNYEQWNLLIQISLLGQSSKTISRFIKTTLKTAWYNRQKLMKSKQLENTQLKFKKLSGKIQIDETFIKEIHKGNFKYKTDPRRIHLDPFATNTKCCIQMAIDNNNNIYVKSTNTKRLQKQWVIENMNKELINENSIITSDMQKLYFLVAKQTNSTLCVTKTTINPEASYRNLNKISKLQSSLKEALIHYHGLGFTNIQNYLNLWKWKYQHKSLTPNQQTAVLYFNV; from the coding sequence ATGGAAAAAATAATTCAAGAACTAGTAAATACTTTAACAGATGATCAATTTTTAGAATTTTATGAAAAAGTCAAACAACAAGCAGAATTAATAAAAAAACAAAAACGGTTAAATGAAATTGATCAAAAATTTAGAGCGCAAGGTATTAAATGCCCTAAATGTGAATCTTACCATTGCGTTAAAAATGGACATAATTCAGAAGGAAAACAAAAATATTTATGTAAAAATTGCCGTGCAAGTTTTGACGCTTTTCGTAATCATTTTATTTATTGAAGTCATTTAAATTATGAACAATGAAATTTATTGATTCAAATTTCATTGCTGGGGCAATCTAGTAAAACAATTTCTCGTTTTATTAAAACTACATTAAAAACTGCTTGATATAATCGTCAAAAATTAATGAAATCAAAACAATTAGAAAATACCCAATTAAAATTTAAAAAATTATCTGGTAAAATCCAAATCGATGAAACATTTATTAAAGAAATTCATAAAGGAAATTTCAAATATAAAACTGATCCACGAAGAATTCACCTTGACCCATTCGCAACTAATACTAAATGCTGTATTCAAATGGCAATTGATAATAATAACAATATTTATGTTAAATCCACAAACACCAAACGTTTACAAAAACAATGAGTTATTGAAAATATGAACAAAGAATTAATTAACGAAAATTCAATTATTACTTCTGATATGCAAAAATTATATTTTTTAGTAGCAAAACAAACAAATTCTACTTTATGTGTAACTAAAACAACAATTAATCCTGAAGCTAGTTATCGTAACTTAAATAAAATCAGTAAATTACAATCTAGTCTTAAAGAAGCCTTAATTCATTATCATGGTTTAGGTTTTACTAATATTCAAAATTATTTAAATCTCTGAAAATGAAAATACCAACATAAGAGTTTAACTCCAAACCAACAAACAGCGGTATTATATTTTAATGTATAA
- a CDS encoding SprT family zinc-dependent metalloprotease: protein MLKKQLVYENVALDYYLQPGKRLSVRYYSSDIIVNAPLGMKEQYIEDFLISNWKKLQKIINKPIKILINLHQKPYFVYFLDKKYEVQINYFANNNKVIFVATTVVVNLKGNDEKQLVKNFNKFLSKQAELYLGSRVALLAKTMNLSYQQLKFRVMRSKWGVCHFNKQKIVLNSKIMHFNFEVIDYVIIHELVHLWEPNHSKAFWKLVMQLCPNFKVCQQILKQVFL, encoded by the coding sequence ATGCTTAAAAAGCAATTAGTTTATGAAAATGTAGCGCTGGATTATTATTTGCAACCAGGTAAAAGATTATCAGTAAGATATTATTCATCGGATATTATTGTTAATGCCCCCTTAGGAATGAAAGAACAATATATTGAGGATTTTCTTATTAGTAATTGAAAAAAATTACAGAAAATTATTAATAAACCAATAAAGATTTTAATTAATTTGCATCAAAAACCATATTTTGTTTATTTCTTAGATAAGAAATATGAGGTGCAAATTAATTATTTTGCTAATAACAATAAAGTTATTTTTGTCGCAACAACTGTTGTTGTTAATTTAAAAGGCAATGATGAAAAACAACTTGTGAAAAATTTTAATAAATTTCTTAGTAAGCAAGCTGAATTATATTTGGGTTCCCGAGTTGCATTGCTTGCTAAAACAATGAATTTAAGCTATCAACAACTTAAGTTTAGAGTAATGCGTAGTAAATGAGGTGTTTGTCATTTTAACAAGCAAAAAATTGTTCTAAATTCCAAAATTATGCATTTTAATTTTGAGGTTATTGACTATGTTATTATTCACGAGTTAGTACATTTATGAGAACCTAATCATAGTAAAGCATTTTGAAAATTAGTGATGCAACTTTGCCCTAATTTTAAAGTTTGTCAGCAGATTTTAAAACAAGTTTTTTTGTAA
- the rpmI gene encoding 50S ribosomal protein L35 gives MPKMKTKKALQKRIKITGTGKWKRKHAFTSHLAPNKSTKQKRHLSKEGTVDKTDYRRLKNLLLS, from the coding sequence ATGCCAAAAATGAAAACAAAAAAAGCATTACAGAAACGAATTAAAATTACTGGAACTGGTAAATGAAAGCGAAAGCATGCTTTTACTTCTCATTTAGCGCCAAATAAGTCAACTAAACAAAAACGACATTTAAGCAAAGAAGGAACAGTAGATAAAACTGATTACCGAAGATTAAAAAATTTACTACTTAGTTAG
- the rsmI gene encoding 16S rRNA (cytidine(1402)-2'-O)-methyltransferase: MIQKSFRNERPALYLVATPIGNLKELNSRIAETLQLVVVIFCEDTRVSNKILQHFNIKKKLISLHQHNEKERIDLVLQFLNNNQSVALLSDAGYPLISDPGYQLVQAVIAKEYNVVSISGSSALLNALVCSGLSPYPFSFWGFLDHKVGKLKQQVEQLKYRSESLIFYVGVHHLEKTLRVMKEILGNRDVCLARELTKMYETIYRMPLNDIINLDLASLKGEFVLIVKGYEAVADYRSLTIKDHIILVAKKQNITIKEAIKEVANMRNLPKSLVYQVYHQE; the protein is encoded by the coding sequence ATGATTCAGAAAAGTTTTCGTAATGAGCGACCAGCGCTATATTTAGTCGCAACACCAATTGGCAATTTAAAAGAGTTAAATAGTCGGATTGCAGAAACTTTACAACTGGTTGTTGTAATTTTTTGTGAAGATACAAGAGTAAGTAATAAAATATTACAGCATTTTAATATTAAGAAAAAACTTATTTCATTACATCAACATAATGAAAAAGAACGAATTGATTTAGTATTACAATTTTTAAATAATAATCAATCAGTTGCTTTGCTAAGCGATGCGGGCTATCCATTAATATCGGATCCCGGATATCAATTAGTCCAAGCAGTAATTGCTAAGGAATATAATGTTGTTAGTATTAGTGGTTCTAGTGCGTTATTAAATGCTTTAGTTTGTTCAGGATTATCACCATATCCGTTTTCCTTTTGAGGTTTTTTAGACCACAAAGTAGGAAAACTTAAACAACAAGTTGAACAATTAAAATATCGTTCTGAATCGTTAATTTTTTATGTTGGGGTGCATCATTTAGAAAAAACATTAAGGGTAATGAAAGAAATTTTAGGTAATCGTGATGTTTGTTTAGCAAGAGAGTTAACGAAGATGTATGAAACTATTTATCGAATGCCATTAAATGATATTATTAACCTTGATTTAGCTTCATTAAAGGGTGAATTTGTGTTAATTGTTAAAGGATATGAAGCGGTAGCTGATTATCGTTCTTTAACTATTAAAGACCACATTATCTTAGTAGCTAAAAAGCAAAATATTACTATTAAAGAAGCAATTAAGGAAGTAGCAAATATGCGAAATCTTCCTAAAAGTCTTGTATATCAAGTCTATCATCAAGAGTAA
- a CDS encoding transposase family protein gives MKTQVIIEKDSKKIISSDFSYGKNHDFKILKDSKIKFLPETTVLVDLGYQGIQKINHNVLIPKRKSKKNPLNKEEKQNNERISKMRIVIENVFAILKKFKIISEKYRNRRKRFALRFNLIASIYNLQLLV, from the coding sequence ATAAAAACACAAGTTATAATTGAAAAAGATAGTAAAAAAATTATTAGTTCTGATTTTTCTTATGGTAAAAACCATGACTTTAAAATTTTAAAAGATTCAAAAATTAAATTTTTACCAGAAACAACTGTTTTAGTGGATTTAGGTTATCAAGGCATACAAAAAATTAATCATAATGTTTTAATTCCTAAAAGAAAATCAAAGAAAAACCCTTTAAATAAAGAAGAAAAGCAAAATAATGAGCGAATTTCAAAAATGAGAATTGTTATTGAAAATGTTTTTGCTATACTTAAAAAATTTAAAATTATTAGTGAAAAATATCGAAATCGTAGAAAAAGATTTGCTTTAAGATTTAATTTAATAGCTTCAATTTATAATTTACAACTATTAGTTTAA
- a CDS encoding dUTP diphosphatase has protein sequence MIKSYDIQYKSKELVLDEFIDCLHFLISIGLSFNIDLEAYSYELKQEQDLTLLILETFNHTIAFWKKYY, from the coding sequence TTGATCAAATCGTATGACATACAATATAAGTCAAAAGAATTAGTTTTAGATGAATTTATTGATTGTTTGCATTTTCTTATTAGTATTGGATTAAGTTTTAATATTGATTTAGAAGCATATTCTTATGAATTAAAGCAAGAACAAGATTTAACATTGTTAATATTAGAAACTTTTAATCATACGATTGCTTTTTGAAAAAAATATTACTAA
- the purB gene encoding adenylosuccinate lyase yields the protein MIKRYQTKEMKVIWSEEKKYDTWLKVELLVCDAWGNLGLINKSDLKKLKKVKVDLKLMNSLEKQTQHDMVAFTRMLSHSLENEKRWIHLGLTSTDVVDTAQNYLIKQANDVIVKELQKLLDNLKLKALKYRNLICIGRTHGIFAEPTSFGLKFVLWYEEINRQVERFLLARKQIEVIKISGAVGNYANVEPVVEDYVRQELELGVDNISTQVTQRDRHAFLFSVFANIASTLEKIALEIRHSQRSEVDEIREGFSLNQKGSSAMPHKQNPIGSENICGLARLIRANSVVAYENNLLWNERDISHSSNERIIISGTFSLLHFILKRMNTILNLLEVNEKNIALNIKKTFNTFFSQRLLLEIIKKTQFSREEIYDFLQECTFASLKEKRDFKEIVKEYKISKYLDDEQLEKCFDINYFVRNVNIIYERVFPKTE from the coding sequence ATGATTAAGCGTTATCAAACAAAAGAAATGAAAGTGATTTGAAGTGAAGAAAAGAAATATGATACTTGATTAAAAGTAGAATTATTAGTGTGTGATGCCTGAGGTAACTTAGGATTAATTAATAAATCTGATTTAAAAAAATTGAAAAAAGTTAAAGTTGATTTAAAATTAATGAATAGTTTAGAAAAGCAAACACAACATGATATGGTTGCTTTTACAAGAATGTTATCACATAGTTTAGAAAATGAAAAACGCTGAATTCATTTAGGATTAACTTCAACTGATGTTGTTGATACCGCCCAAAATTATTTAATTAAGCAAGCAAACGATGTTATTGTTAAAGAACTGCAAAAATTATTAGATAATTTAAAACTAAAAGCGTTAAAATATCGGAATTTAATTTGTATTGGCAGAACACATGGCATATTTGCTGAACCGACTTCTTTTGGTTTAAAATTTGTTTTATGGTATGAAGAAATTAATCGGCAAGTGGAAAGATTTTTGTTAGCGCGTAAGCAAATTGAAGTTATTAAAATTTCTGGTGCGGTTGGTAATTATGCGAATGTTGAACCAGTTGTGGAGGATTATGTCAGACAAGAGTTAGAATTAGGCGTTGATAATATTTCAACACAAGTAACCCAAAGAGATCGGCATGCGTTTCTTTTTAGTGTTTTTGCAAATATTGCTTCCACATTAGAAAAAATTGCTCTTGAAATTCGTCATAGTCAGCGAAGTGAAGTTGATGAAATTCGCGAAGGATTTTCATTAAACCAAAAAGGTTCTAGCGCGATGCCTCATAAACAAAATCCAATTGGGAGTGAAAATATTTGTGGATTAGCGCGTTTGATTCGTGCTAATAGTGTTGTTGCTTATGAAAATAATTTGTTATGAAATGAAAGAGATATTTCGCATAGTTCTAATGAAAGAATAATTATTAGTGGAACATTTTCATTATTACATTTTATTTTAAAGCGGATGAATACGATTCTTAATCTTTTAGAAGTTAATGAAAAAAATATTGCTTTAAATATTAAAAAAACATTTAATACTTTTTTTAGTCAAAGATTATTATTAGAAATTATTAAGAAAACTCAATTTTCTCGTGAAGAAATTTATGATTTTTTACAAGAGTGTACTTTTGCTAGTTTAAAAGAAAAACGCGATTTTAAGGAAATTGTTAAAGAATATAAAATTTCTAAATATTTAGATGATGAGCAATTAGAAAAATGTTTTGATATTAATTATTTTGTTCGTAATGTTAATATTATTTATGAACGAGTTTTTCCTAAAACGGAATAG
- a CDS encoding IS1/IS1595 family N-terminal zinc-binding domain-containing protein, with protein sequence MEKIIQELVNTLTDDQFLEFYEKVKQQAELIKKQKRLNEIDQKFRAHGIKCPKCESYHCVKNGHNSEGKQKYLCKNCRASFDAFRNHFIYWSHLNYEQWNLLIQISLLGQSSKTISRFIKTTLKTAWYNRQKLMKSKQLENTQLKFKKLSGKIQIDETFIKEIHKGNFKYKTDPRRIHLDPFATNTKCCIQMAIDNNNNIYVKSTNTKRLQKQWVIENMNKELINENSIITSDMQKLYFLVAKQTNSTLCVTKTTINPEASYRNLNKISKLQSSLKEALIHYHGLGFTNIQNYLNLWKWKYQHKGLTPNQQTAVLYFNV encoded by the coding sequence ATGGAAAAAATAATTCAAGAACTAGTAAATACTTTAACAGATGATCAATTTTTAGAATTTTATGAAAAAGTCAAACAACAAGCAGAATTAATAAAAAAACAAAAACGTTTAAATGAAATTGATCAAAAATTTAGAGCGCACGGTATTAAATGCCCTAAATGTGAATCTTACCATTGCGTTAAAAATGGACATAATTCAGAAGGAAAACAAAAATATTTATGTAAAAATTGTCGTGCAAGTTTTGACGCTTTTCGTAATCATTTTATTTATTGAAGTCATTTAAATTATGAACAATGAAATTTATTGATTCAAATTTCATTGCTGGGGCAATCTAGTAAAACAATTTCTCGTTTTATTAAAACTACATTAAAAACTGCTTGATATAATCGTCAAAAATTAATGAAATCAAAACAATTAGAAAATACCCAATTAAAATTTAAAAAATTATCTGGTAAAATCCAAATCGATGAAACATTCATTAAAGAAATCCATAAAGGAAATTTCAAATATAAAACTGATCCACGAAGAATTCACCTTGACCCATTCGCAACTAATACTAAATGCTGTATTCAAATGGCAATTGATAATAATAACAATATTTATGTTAAATCCACAAACACCAAACGTTTACAAAAACAATGAGTTATTGAAAATATGAACAAAGAATTAATTAACGAAAATTCAATTATTACTTCTGATATGCAAAAATTATATTTTTTAGTAGCAAAACAAACAAATTCTACTTTATGTGTAACTAAAACAACAATTAATCCTGAAGCTAGTTATCGTAACTTAAATAAAATCAGTAAATTACAATCTAGTCTTAAAGAAGCCTTAATTCATTATCATGGTTTAGGTTTTACTAATATTCAAAATTATTTAAATCTCTGAAAATGAAAATACCAACATAAGGGTTTAACTCCAAACCAACAAACAGCGGTATTATATTTTAATGTATAA
- a CDS encoding dUTP diphosphatase, with the protein MLFEKNITNDYANILNHFFTIANVLQFSFQDIFQAYLNKNEINHQRISNNY; encoded by the coding sequence TTGCTTTTTGAAAAAAATATTACTAATGATTATGCTAACATTTTAAATCATTTTTTTACAATTGCTAATGTTTTGCAGTTTAGTTTTCAAGATATTTTTCAAGCCTATTTAAATAAAAATGAGATTAATCATCAACGAATAAGTAATAACTATTAA
- a CDS encoding dUTP diphosphatase — protein sequence MVCKKKLDARILEKKLLVEKTIDKRFLALLVELSEFSNELRCFKYWSNRMTYNISQKN from the coding sequence TTAGTTTGCAAAAAAAAGTTAGATGCAAGAATTTTAGAAAAAAAATTATTAGTTGAAAAAACAATTGATAAACGATTTTTAGCTTTATTAGTAGAATTATCGGAATTTAGTAATGAATTACGATGCTTTAAATATTGATCAAATCGTATGACATACAATATAAGTCAAAAGAATTAG
- a CDS encoding transposase family protein, which translates to MLDKYKDENEFYSLIGIKYKTFMKMVEILKEGEAKQKQIGGRPNKLSIEQRLLMTLEYWKEYSTYRIIAKKYNISHVSCIRNIFWVENTLIKNSHFHIPGKKILLENKGTTNNLLAIDATEIPIERIKKN; encoded by the coding sequence ATGTTAGATAAATACAAAGACGAAAACGAATTTTATAGTTTAATAGGCATAAAATATAAAACTTTCATGAAAATGGTAGAAATTTTAAAAGAAGGTGAAGCTAAACAAAAACAAATTGGTGGTAGACCAAATAAATTATCAATAGAGCAAAGATTACTTATGACTTTAGAATACTGAAAAGAATATAGTACATATCGTATTATTGCAAAAAAATATAATATTAGTCATGTTAGTTGTATTCGTAATATCTTTTGAGTTGAAAATACTCTAATAAAAAATAGTCACTTTCATATACCTGGCAAAAAGATATTATTAGAAAATAAGGGTACTACTAATAATTTATTAGCAATTGATGCTACAGAAATTCCAATTGAAAGAATTAAAAAAAACTAA
- a CDS encoding PQQ-binding-like beta-propeller repeat protein: MKKLLSLLSTITIASSGMAGIVANSPYPTQEKLENINYKRQKRSNNENNKINRTKIVIRTNREIYASGIILNNKVYFGSQDHNVYEYDPVTNQQIIVIRTENKIFSSGVVLNNKVYFGSQDHNVYEYDPVTNQQKIVIRTKGEVWSSGVVLNNKLYVGSWDHNVYEYDPVTNQQKVVIKTEGQVWSSGRILNNKLYFCSLDEHNIYEYDPVTNQQKIAIKTNGEVYSSGVTLNNKLYFGSHDNNVYEYEPITGQQKVVIKANGIIDSSGVVFKNKIYFGSDDSNVYEYDPTTAKQKVVIKANSWIRSSGVVFNNKLYFGSHDNNVYEYDPITGQQKIIIRTNNNVDSSGVVLNNKLYFGSQDHNVYEYSEYYLNSNLWQINDNSDTEILNELNYLNPDLDISQLEIISKTNNSAIVKIKDNLNNNDNNIKIHYSIDNGQNKIINLNELIKKALFFKFRDENPNLKFKEINYIDTDNLNFWDIEITKKENSFLWSNVPKNVCSDREIINKTPNTRSFNVPACEYNSKSKLVFQITTGLTKTKQENKLNGWNINSDDEIKLTDFTNINNENSEIINVLSNEFDLSNTNKQEKEMILSIFKEPADKFELNPNEKLKITYPVRIITSKVILNLKQKITGNITAKIIDDNNKEQIVTLSITEVMQILQKYNLLPNEITIDKNNDKITFNGEAFFSSEREGSVRTNTVTTIV; this comes from the coding sequence ATGAAAAAATTACTTAGTTTATTAAGTACAATAACAATAGCGAGTAGTGGAATGGCGGGAATCGTTGCCAATAGTCCTTATCCAACACAAGAAAAATTAGAAAATATAAATTATAAAAGACAAAAACGAAGCAATAATGAAAATAATAAAATAAATAGAACAAAAATTGTCATTAGAACGAATAGGGAAATTTATGCTAGTGGAATTATTTTAAATAATAAAGTATATTTTGGTTCACAAGATCATAATGTTTATGAATATGATCCAGTGACAAATCAACAAATAATTGTCATTAGAACAGAAAATAAAATTTTTTCTTCTGGTGTTGTTTTAAATAACAAAGTATATTTTGGTTCACAAGATCATAATGTTTATGAATATGATCCAGTAACAAATCAACAAAAAATTGTTATTAGAACAAAAGGAGAAGTTTGATCTTCTGGTGTTGTTTTAAACAATAAATTATATGTTGGTTCATGAGATCATAATGTTTATGAATATGATCCAGTAACAAATCAACAAAAAGTTGTTATTAAAACAGAAGGGCAAGTTTGATCTTCTGGTAGAATTTTAAACAATAAATTATATTTTTGTTCATTAGATGAACATAATATTTATGAATATGATCCAGTGACAAATCAACAAAAAATTGCTATTAAAACAAATGGTGAAGTTTATTCTAGTGGAGTTACTTTAAATAATAAATTATATTTTGGTTCACATGATAATAATGTTTATGAGTATGAGCCGATTACAGGCCAACAAAAAGTTGTTATTAAAGCAAATGGTATAATTGATTCTTCTGGTGTGGTTTTTAAAAACAAAATATATTTTGGTTCGGATGATAGTAATGTTTATGAGTATGACCCTACAACGGCAAAACAAAAAGTTGTTATTAAAGCAAATAGCTGAATAAGATCTTCTGGTGTGGTTTTCAACAATAAATTATATTTTGGTTCACACGATAATAATGTTTATGAGTATGATCCAATTACAGGACAGCAAAAAATCATTATTAGAACAAATAACAATGTTGATTCTTCTGGTGTGGTTTTAAATAATAAATTATATTTTGGTTCACAAGATCATAATGTTTATGAATATAGTGAATACTATTTAAATTCAAATTTATGACAAATTAATGATAATTCTGATACTGAAATTTTGAATGAATTAAATTATTTAAATCCTGATTTAGATATTTCACAATTAGAAATTATTAGTAAAACAAATAATTCAGCTATAGTAAAAATAAAAGATAATTTAAATAATAATGATAATAATATAAAAATACATTATTCAATTGATAATGGGCAAAATAAAATTATTAATTTAAATGAATTGATTAAAAAAGCATTATTTTTTAAATTTCGAGACGAAAATCCTAATTTAAAATTTAAGGAAATAAATTATATTGATACTGATAATTTAAATTTTTGAGATATTGAAATAACAAAAAAAGAAAATTCATTTTTATGATCTAATGTTCCTAAAAATGTATGTTCTGATAGAGAAATTATCAATAAAACTCCAAATACAAGATCATTTAATGTACCTGCTTGTGAATATAATTCAAAATCAAAATTAGTATTTCAAATTACAACAGGATTAACTAAAACAAAACAAGAAAATAAATTAAATGGTTGAAACATAAATTCTGATGATGAAATAAAATTAACAGATTTTACAAATATAAATAATGAAAATTCTGAAATCATTAATGTATTATCAAATGAATTTGATTTATCAAACACAAATAAACAAGAAAAAGAAATGATTTTAAGTATTTTTAAGGAACCCGCTGATAAATTTGAACTTAATCCCAATGAAAAATTAAAAATTACTTATCCAGTAAGAATAATTACATCTAAAGTTATATTAAATTTAAAACAAAAAATTACAGGAAATATTACTGCCAAAATAATTGATGATAACAATAAAGAACAAATAGTTACATTATCAATTACAGAAGTAATGCAAATTTTACAAAAATATAATTTATTACCCAATGAAATTACTATAGATAAAAACAATGATAAAATAACATTTAACGGTGAAGCATTTTTTTCATCAGAAAGAGAAGGGTCGGTAAGAACAAATACAGTTACTACTATAGTATAA